The following DNA comes from Anopheles coustani chromosome 2, idAnoCousDA_361_x.2, whole genome shotgun sequence.
ttttaataaaagataTCATTTTAGAGGAGCACATCGATTTGAGGAATCCCGTTTATATCGACCCTTAAGCAAAAAGCCGTAGAGCTTCTTCTGCGTGATACCGAAACATACTGGCATGCAGCAATAGTTGCATGCATGGAACTGGTTATTTATTAATGATCCTTTTGTAATGTATTTATACTTTTATAAATGGTCCCAAAAACATTTTGGGGCCATATGCGTTTCAATAAATGTAAGGCAGTACACATTTCCAACTGTCGTtctatttttaataataaatgatAGAAATTATTACTGTTTCTGTAGAATTCTCATTATTATATGACAAAGTATGACAATGATAAATGTTGTATggcaatgttgtagttttCGAATGTGTAGTTGATAAAAATCGTATGAACTAAACAAACATGAGTTGAAATGTTGTGTTACGAAATCAAttgatttaaacatttatatcTTTATAATTagacacacgcacaaaacATAATAAGCTACTAACAAATTGTCatagaacaaaagaaaaaatttcCGGCGGATAATCTTTCCCAGGGTCAAGTAAAAGAacctataaaaataaacatacataGAACGGGCCACTATCGAAGGGCGCTTCGTAATTACAAATATGTACTGCTACGAGAGCATTTGTCTTACACTGCCAAGACTGGTTGACTTCATCCGATTTGGTTACTGAGGTAGGTCACACTCGATCAACGCATCCATTTCAACCCCCTTCAGTTTCGGGTGGGTTGAGATACATTGCAGCTTTGACGAGGAATATTTTAGCCACATGGATTTAACTCTCTTTTCCGACATCTTTGGCACCAGTTTTACAACGCTTGCTAGCCTTCGCACAATTGGTGCCAAATCATGCACACTGTAGTGCGTGTAATGTTCTACCGTGCGGTTCCAAATCTTTCCGGAAGAACCATTTCCTCCGCGAGACGATACGGGAAAGAGATACAGAGATATGTACAATGCGGCTGCAGCGATCTacgaaaaatatattaaaaaacaaaacattcgtaTTACTGATCTTGATGCCATTCTATTAACTTAATTAACCTACCTCCGATGGCTTGTAATGAGCGGTGCTGTAGTCCACACTGGCGAGTTCgattaaatattttgccaACACATGGTTAATGTCCGATGCTTTGGCGGCCTTCGAAAACCGCCGCAAAAAGTGCGTTGGGAGTGGTTTGCCCAAGTTGAAGTCTAACTGCTTAACAATCTCCTTTTCCATATCCAGGATTTGCTGTTTCTGGTACGTGTCGTCGGTAATGAAGACGTAATCATGGATCTCTGGTGGAAACAGTTCCTCATACTTCGAAGCAATGAACATTGCGGTCACTCCGACAAGCTGAAGCTGCCTTTTGGGGACCGTTTTCACTTTCTATACAcgcgaaaaatgaaacatgcttAGGGACATATACAATAAACCAACATCTACGTCGTACTCACCTGTAGATAGCGATCGATCAGCGATACTGTCATGTGGTAGGTGTCAATCTCGAGCTTAAACTGATGGTGCACTTCGTTAATCCAATCGATCAGAATGGTTCGCATCTTGTGGGTGACCTATAAAGAAGTTAAAGACGTGAAATTGGCATTGAGGTATTCCTCAACATATACCATGTTTGAACAAATCGATCTTACCTCTTTTTGACCATCAAGAAAATTTTCCTGCAACTCGTATCCTGGAGTACTTTCCAATCTGTTCAGATATTTGTAAATGTCGTTCACATATTCAGACAACAGAGCTGGGTTCGCAGCATCGTTAATGTCAATGTTTTCGATGCCTTCCAGCAACTTTTGCGAATGCGTATCCAAACGTTCCGTTTTCTATATTGTTTAAAGAAATAGAACATTTTAACGTACTGTTCTTACACTCACCATTAAAGCTCACTTACCGCTGCCAAATTTGTTGACTGGGCAATGTCTTCAGTGGAAGATGCGGAGCTGCATGATGTTTTCTGTTGACCCTTCCGATTCTGCTTCGCTAGCGAACGCAAAGATAGCTGACTCTCTTCCCGTTTCAAGCCTACATGTTTAACCTCATTGCCTTTGTTTAATTGCACTTGTACTTTCACAGCCTCCTGAGCTGTTGACTGAGTCTTGGCCCCGGTGATGACGACATGTTTTACATCAGCTGCACTTTTTGATGCATCTGAGCGTGTAATGGGTTTCTTCGTCACGGCTCCTACCGCCACATTTTCGGTTTTCTTCCATCGGGTATCGACGCGAGGTTTGATGTTCTTCAACGTTGGGTTTGCTGCTTTTAAACTCGTTCCTTTGTCAGTGCCCTTTACCAACAAATCCTGAGATTCATGGCGAAGAACTCTGTTCCCAAGCTCTCCAAGAACTGGTCGTCTGGCGGCAGCTACCTTCTTCAATCCTTCATTCTGGTGGGAAGCGGCGTGGTTCTaaacaaaagaacattttGCATTAAACGACTTTAGGTTCATCATTGCAGCGTCCTGCACAAGATGGCCTCGACAGCCATCGTCAATACGTTCTAGCATCGAATCAAGAAGCCATTGCCGGGCCAATGGCGTCATCTCGAACACTTTCGAGCGACCAACTTACCTCATCGATTCTCATAATACGCGACATTTTACAGGTAGTAGAATCAGCCTTCACGTACCGTTAAAAACACACGATTCAACGCTGGATTGCTCTTTAAATGGACTAAAAACCGCCTCAAATATACACAGCTGTTTAACCCGCCAACTGTTCACAGAATGATGAGACCGGGACTGTCAGCAAAACCGTTGAAATTCGTATGAAAACGAAGAGAGATTGAGATAGAATGAGCGTTTTTAAATCTATGCCTGCTCCTCTCACTCAAAACAGTGCGTTTCGCGTGCGTTTTTCATGGCGATTCAAATTTACAGTTGCTTCGTACATCTATCGTAtcgatagaaaattaaattaaattaaattcttaCCTGCTATCCGTACTTACATCGATATTGAATTCATCCTTACAGTTAAATTAATACGGTTATCTCAAAAGAGATTTGTTGACCATCGTAATGATTTCCCATCTTGTtcatgcaattgaaaaatcctgttcacaaaaataatactttcattttgtattttgattttttttttgcgaaaacCTGCACCTCGAAACAACACAAGCATATCTTTCAATTATGCTAAAGAAGTTTGGAGACGAACATGCTCGTGCGGACATTTTGACAAATCTTATTTACTGTACAAACCTAACGTTGCGCGAGGTTCATGCAGCCGTGTTTATTCGTACGATATTAAAAATAGTATTACATCATTATCATTACTTTTTTTATCCGTTTTCCTGAGAAATTTTATTCAGGTAAAAAATTAATATCGATAGAAACACAAAGCAACTGTCAATTTGAATCGTCAAGAAAAACGCACACGAAACGCACAGTTGAGAGTGAGAGGAGCAGGCATAGATTTAAAAACGCTCATTCTCTCTCAATCTCTCTTCGTTTTCATACGAATTTCAACGGTTTTGCTGACAGTCGTCCTATCGCATCATTCCGTGCGCCGTTGGCGTGTTTAACAGTTGTGTATATTTGTAGCCTTTTTTTGTGCCGTTTGCGAAGAAGTGCAACTTAGGAACGAAGACTTCTTACCGTATCGTGAACACTGATTCTACTACCTGTAAAATGTCGCGTATTATGAGAATCGATGAGGTAAGTTGGTCGCACGAAAGTGTTCAAGATGACGCCATTGGCCCAGCAATGGCTTCTTGATTCGATGCTAGAACGTATTGACGATGGCTGTCGAGGCCATCTTGTGCAGAACGCTGCAATGATGAACCTAAAGTCGTTTAATGCaaaatgttcttttgtttAGAACCACGCCGCTTCCCACCAGAATGAAGGATTGAAGAAGGTAGCTGCCGCCAGACGACCGGTTCTTGGAGAGCTTGGGAACAGAGTTCTTCGCCATGAATCTCAGGATTTGTTGGTAAAGGGCACTGACAAAGGAACGAGTTTAAAAGCAGCAAACCCAACGTTGAAGAACATCAAACCTCGCGTCGATACCCGATGGAAGAAAACCGAAAATGTGGCGGTAGGAGCCGTGACGAAGAAACCCATTACACGCTCAGATGCATCAAAAAGTGCAGCTGATGTAAAACATGTCGTCATCACCGGGGCCAAGACTCAGTCAACAGCTCAGGAGGCTGTGAAAGTACAAGTGCAATTAAACAAAGGCAATGAGGTTAAACATGTAGGCTTGAAACGGGAAGAGAGTCAGCTATCTTTGCGTTCGCTAGCGAAGCAGAATCGGAAGGGTCAACAGAAAACATCATGCAGCTCTGCATCTTCCACTGAAGACATTGCCCAGTCAACAAATTTGGCAGCGGTAAGTGAACTTCAATGGTGTAATTAAGAACAGTACGTTAAATTGTCCTATTTCTTTAAACAATATAGAAAACGGAACGTTTGGATACGCATTCGCAAAAGTTGCTGGAAAGCATCGAAAACATTGACATAAACGATGCATGGAATCCGATGTTGGTTTCTGAATATGTGAACGACATTTACAACTATCTGAACAGATTGGAAAGTACTCGAGGATACGCATTGCAGGAAAATTTCCTTGATGGCCAAAAAGAGGTACGTAGAGTTAAATGGCCCAATCTATATCGTACTGAATAATGGCTCTATTTTTTCACAGATCACTGCTAAAATGCGAACCATTCTGATCGATTGGATTAACGAAGTGCACCATCAGTTTAAGCTCGACATTGACACCTACCACATGACAGTATCGCTGATCGATCGCTATCTACAGGTGAGTACGACATAGATGTTGGTTTATTGTATATGTCcctaaaaatgtttcatatttCGCGTGTACAGAAAGTGAAAACGGTCCCCAAAAGGCAGCTTCAGCTTGTCGGAGTGACCGCAATGTTCATTGCTTCGAAGTATGAGGAACTGTTTCCACCAGAGATCCATGATTTCGTCTTCATTACCGACGACACGTACCAGAAACAGCAAATCCTGGATATGGAAAAGGAGATTGTTAAGCAGTTAGACTTCAACTTGGGCAAACCACTCCCAACGCACTTTTTGCGGCGGTTTTCGAAGGCCGCCAAAGCATCGGACATTAACCATGTGTtggcaaaatatttaatcGAACTCGCCAGTGTGGACTACAGCACCGCTCATTACAAGCCATCGGAGGTAGGTTAATTAAGTTAATAGAATGGCATCAAGATCAGTAAtacgaatgttttgtttttcattttctttttcgtagATCGCTGCAGCTGCGTTGTACATTTCTCTGTATCTCTTTCCCGTATCGTCTCGTGGAGGAAATGGTTCATCCGGAAAGATTTGGAATCGAACGTTAGAACATTACACGCACTACAGTGTGCATGATTTGGCACCAATTGTTCGAAGGCTGGCAAGCGTTGTAAAGCTGGTGCCAAAGATGTCGGAGAAAAAACTGAAGGCTACGTGGCTAAAATACTCATCCTCTAAACTGCAATGCATTTCAACCCATTCAAAGCTGAAGGGGGTTGAAATTGATTCATTGAGCGAGGGTAAGTTGGTAATGTAATGGTAATGAAGACGAACTATTTAAGGTGTAatagttgttgttgtgtgtgaCTTAACTGACGACATAAACATTGTTGTAAGGTGAATTGTGAAAGAGTTTTAGAACATTGTGAGTTTTAGAAAGACAgtcaaatttttgttttgtaatgcCACGTACTTGTAAAACTTaatacgcaaagaaaaacTGCAGAAAAGAAGTCTCATTATGCATTCCTTGTTGTGGGATAAAAATCCCACAATATGACTGAATAGGAATAGCATAAATTTTGAATTGTTACATCGACTTCAAACTAATGAAGCGCATGGTTTTACTCGTGTACTTAATTTTGTAATCGTAGGTAAATCAAACGTAGATATCATTGGACATctaatcaataaaaaatgataaagtCCCATAGA
Coding sequences within:
- the LOC131266506 gene encoding G2/mitotic-specific cyclin-B-like → MSRIMRIDENHAASHQNEGLKKVAAARRPVLGELGNRVLRHESQDLLVKGTDKGTSLKAANPTLKNIKPRVDTRWKKTENVAVGAVTKKPITRSDASKSAADVKHVVITGAKTQSTAQEAVKVQVQLNKGNEVKHVGLKREESQLSLRSLAKQNRKGQQKTSCSSASSTEDIAQSTNLAAKTERLDTHSQKLLEGIENIDINDAANPALLSEYVNDIYKYLNRLESTPGYELQENFLDGQKEVTHKMRTILIDWINEVHHQFKLEIDTYHMTVSLIDRYLQKVKTVPKRQLQLVGVTAMFIASKYEELFPPEIHDYVFITDDTYQKQQILDMEKEIVKQLDFNLGKPLPTHFLRRFSKAAKASDINHVLAKYLIELASVDYSTAHYKPSEIAAAALYISLYLFPVSSRGGNGSSGKIWNRTVEHYTHYSVHDLAPIVRRLASVVKLVPKMSEKRVKSMWLKYSSSKLQCISTHPKLKGVEMDALIECDLPQ
- the LOC131266505 gene encoding G2/mitotic-specific cyclin-B-like — translated: MSRIMRIDENHAASHQNEGLKKVAAARRPVLGELGNRVLRHESQDLLVKGTDKGTSLKAANPTLKNIKPRVDTRWKKTENVAVGAVTKKPITRSDASKSAADVKHVVITGAKTQSTAQEAVKVQVQLNKGNEVKHVGLKREESQLSLRSLAKQNRKGQQKTSCSSASSTEDIAQSTNLAAKTERLDTHSQKLLESIENIDINDAWNPMLVSEYVNDIYNYLNRLESTRGYALQENFLDGQKEITAKMRTILIDWINEVHHQFKLDIDTYHMTVSLIDRYLQKVKTVPKRQLQLVGVTAMFIASKYEELFPPEIHDFVFITDDTYQKQQILDMEKEIVKQLDFNLGKPLPTHFLRRFSKAAKASDINHVLAKYLIELASVDYSTAHYKPSEIAAAALYISLYLFPVSSRGGNGSSGKIWNRTLEHYTHYSVHDLAPIVRRLASVVKLVPKMSEKKLKATWLKYSSSKLQCISTHSKLKGVEIDSLSEGKLVM